A single region of the Plasmodium reichenowi strain SY57 chromosome 9, whole genome shotgun sequence genome encodes:
- a CDS encoding NifU-like protein, putative: MIHFKNAFSYRHSLCMMRTFHINIYKNVKFSNYITKALNKYIVTKKSTNPRFFSIINNSDYINYINEINKFIDIFEKNVDNKSINEEHIIPVLEKIKNEKIYKDNEDIMEIISSIKLLIEKRVRPIILNDGGDIKFICFDVDKGIVYVQLEGACVTCAQSEVTLQYMIKNMLTYYISEIKEIKNVSKDGIIL; the protein is encoded by the exons atgattcattttaaaaatgcTTTTTCGTATAGACACTCTTTATGCATGATGCGGACTTTTCacattaatatttataaaaatgtgaAATTTTCAAATTACATAACAAAAGCGctaaataaatatatagtgacaaaaaaaagtacAAACCCAAGGTTTTTTTcgataataaataattccgattatataaattatataaatgaaataaacAAGTTCATTGAcatttttgaaaaaaatgtagaCAATAAGAGTATTAATGAAGAACACATTATTCCTGTATtggaaaaaattaaaaatgaaaaaatatataaagataatgaAGATATCATGGAAATTATAAGCagtataaaattattaatagaAAAAAGAGTAAGACCAATAATTCTAAATGATGGTGGagatattaaatttatttgttttgATGTAGATAAAG GTATAGTTTACGTACAGTTAGAAGGAGCTTGTGTTACATGTGCACAAAGTGAAGTAACCTTACAgtatatgataaaaaatatgttaacatattatatatctgaaattaaagaaataaaaaatgtttcAAAAGATGGCataattctttaa
- a CDS encoding elongation factor Tu, putative gives MSNKRRGKSLLYDDYDDDFEDYDNYDEKEYCEFDFKEKKKTANIKQEKGSNKKKENINNITNDPIKKKENINNVKNDTIKKKENINNITNDPIKKKENVNKITNDPIKKKENINNITNDTIKKKENIITLQNIKDNNKYIMLNTLNVLVLGHIDAGKSTLIGALLYNLNYVSEQTIKKYEHVRESAKYTYILDEEEDERERNITLFNKRKEFYIYYTKDDIKLAYDIIRNENHYNNDEQDKQNIEKYTNNIYTNKNIYVNKNIFDDFYKRKVIHDDVICIKKINIFDTPGHNELVNNLHTCSFYADCAILVVDGNNIYNKKNDETYRNVCILKSVGINNVIIVINKLDLFDYDVKVFQHICSIIKSYFECPKNNSIYEFVFNLNFYVHKKCLQNKNIQTLLERNLLFTPVSAYKNKNIVNFEQNEHIPLFNNYLCLYNQIKFMNIKKDLFFFKVCEQILDEQKKDSFALNSYYNFVKNNNHLFFANNIFFNFDKQTNQLNSIKNVTNEDNHSVGVVQDFTQSNNMIKATIKILHGYLKTKGISYTLLPWKENVTIKKIEAKNDIFYKFINIDYFSILIANTPNIINIMKNILLPQLKNLTILDNKNEYKEGNKSNTCKEQNYNISSSNIIKHKNNLDQNNFFLLNTIENISELAKYCSLQNEYLNITNDIIDNVYLKIDDNKINNGCVLINSETLENEEEQENKENKKNKVNKENKTNKENKTNKENKEKCNLSFNTIHNNNFHVIPCNKFKVLIKLNEIRIPLIIGRQYLFYSLNFAHSVTVTNIFSLYKKNVSSNSDHLPISSNKLKFADNKNITDIENYEKSFNKNRDNNNFTFYEKIDNKKCLRSHDIGIIEIQVNNNSLICAQYFREEFKYFISLDTPFFNIYDFLFFTISPLSRFILSEENQIIASGLILTKS, from the coding sequence ATGAGTAATAAAAGAAGAGGAAAAAGTTTACTATACGACgattatgatgatgattTCGAAgattatgataattatgatgaaaaagaatattGCGAATTTGattttaaagaaaagaaaaaaactgctaatataaaacaagaaaagggtagtaataaaaagaaggaaaatattaacaataTCACAAATGATccaataaaaaaaaaagaaaatattaacaatGTCAAAAATgatacaataaaaaaaaaagaaaatattaacaataTCACAAATGATccaataaaaaaaaaagaaaatgttAACAAAATCACAAATGATccaataaaaaaaaaagaaaatattaacaataTCACAAATgatacaataaaaaaaaaagaaaatattataacattacaaaatattaaagacaacaataaatatataatgcTGAACACATTAAATGTACTTGTATTAGGACATATTGATGCTGGTAAATCTACACTAATAGGTGCTTTactttataatttaaattatgtTTCTGAACAAACCATAAAGAAGTATGAACATGTCAGGGAAAGTGCgaaatatacatatatattggACGAAGAAGAAGATGAAAGAGAAAGAAACATAACgctttttaataaaagaaaagaattttatatatattataccAAAGATGATATAAAGTTAGcatatgatattataagaaatgaaaatcattataataatgatgaacaagataaacaaaatatagaaaaatatacaaataacatatatacaaataaaaatatttatgttaataaaaatatatttgacGATTTTTATAAAAGGAAAGTTATACATGATGAtgttatatgtattaaaaaaataaatatatttgatacACCTGGTCATAATGAATTAGTAAATAATTTACATACATGTAGTTTTTATGCAGATTGTGCTATATTAGTAGTTGAtggaaataatatatataataaaaagaacGATGAAACATATAGAaatgtatgtattttaaAATCTGTAGGAATTaataatgttattataGTAATCAACAAATTAGATTTATTTGATTATGATGTAAAAGTGTTTCAACATATATGTTCTATTATTAAATCATATTTTGAATGTCctaaaaataatagtatttatgaatttgtttttaatcttaatttttatgtacataaaaaatgtctacaaaataaaaacatacaAACGTTATTAGAAagaaatttattatttacacCTGTTTCagcatataaaaataaaaatattgtaaaCTTTGAACAAAATGAACACATACCATTATTCAACAATTATCTATGTTTATATAACcaaattaaatttatgaatataaaaaaagatttatttttctttaaagTATGTGAACAAATTTTAGACGAACAAAAAAAGGATTCTTTCGCTTtaaattcatattataattttgttaaaaataacaatcatttattttttgcaaataatatcttttttaattttgaTAAGCAAACTAATCAACTCAATTCAATCAAAAATGTAACAAATGAAGATAATCATTCTGTAGGAGTAGTTCAAGATTTTACACaatcaaataatatgataaaagctactattaaaatattacatgGTTATCTAAAAACAAAAGGTATATCTTATACTTTATTACCATGGAAAGAAAATGTCaccataaaaaaaattgaagcaaaaaatgatatcttttataaatttataaatattgatTATTTTTCCATTCTTATAGCAAATACACcgaatataattaatattatgaaaaacATCCTTCTTCCACAATTAAAAAATCTAACAATtttagataataaaaatgaatataaagaaGGAAATAAATCAAATACATGTAAGgaacaaaattataatatatcatcttcaaatattataaaacataaaaataacttGGACCaaaacaatttttttcttttaaataccattgaaaatatatcaGAACTAGCCAAATATTGCTCCCTCCAAAATGAATACTTAAATATAACTAATGATATCATTGATAATGTGTACCTTAAAATTGAtgataacaaaataaataatggttgtgttttaataaatagCGAAACCTTAGAAAACGAGGAAGAAcaagaaaataaagaaaataaaaaaaataaagtaaataaagaaaataaaacaaataaagaaaataaaacaaataaagaaaataaagaaaaatgtaacttatcatttaatacaatacataataataattttcatGTCATCCCTTGTAACAAATTTAAagtattaataaaattaaatgaaatacGAATTCCACTTATTATAGGTAGAcaatatcttttttattctttaaattTTGCACATAGTGTAACCGttacaaatattttttctctttataaaaaaaatgttagTTCAAACTCTGATCATTTGCCAATCTCatcaaataaattaaagtttgctgataataaaaatataacagatattgaaaattatgaaaaaagttttaataaaaatcgtgataataataattttacattttatgaaaaaattgataataaaaaatgcTTACGTAGTCATGATATAGGTATTATAGAAATACAagttaataataattctcTCATTTGTGCACAATATTTCAGAGAGGaattcaaatattttatttctttagATACaccattttttaatatttacgattttcttttttttaccATTTCACCATTGTCTcgttttattttatctgAAGAAAATCAAATAATTGCCAGTGGattaatattaacaaaatcatga
- a CDS encoding nucleolar protein Nop52, putative: MNNIKRSNKSEIEKIFVELCHVEKENRDKGIDILYDYITKNRKCLNEHKITYICKGLFYYYWLCYSMEEQKKCSLKICRLIHKFNNKNNKKKKNVFLFVQCFLQVMSNKYDNLDIHRLNKYLFLFRVFQAEILMFFHMNAWNNLYLKKYNKIFLQYFDDTSELYYNYIDTFIKEFLGNEYFLKSKKQEQPNYNTKQFLLLIDPFFKIICMTDQKYVMDLINKKVFFFIKKMKHIKKKLLKKKIMKYIHKCKVKYGLKILKKFYDVINSSSSKKNKKEKEKGKGKEKEKKVPIFLENFQTAFFHTTDESNTMATPSQLMEHGNIKNIDEQNEIHLLNHINVLNNDKKLLKNEDVLTNNDKVNFSNDAQLNNECVKDDEIQNKKKKKKKEITLLDILTKGGKKRKASHDQFVLQKKNKNGNGNENGNENGNENGNGNGNENGNENGNENENENGNENGNGNEKHLINGTLNESDDKDEEDDDEEDDDEEDDDEEDDDEDDEEDDNDDDNNNNNDNNNNNNDNNNNNNDNNNNNYDDNNNNNYDDNNNNNNDGNNNNNDDNNNNNDNNNNDGVNTCTSQLLIGEMEKNAEKKKKNINKKICIFEKRHDDEHNFSAINNMQKRSNENNNNHAVLKNDQEKIPLYFTNGSLNSSHVENSLKEDEKNINERKNKKKKKKTKNVYIESNNEYKQNDEKVENISSEFIKNEETQEINGKANLINEKKKNVINNEKNVLLTLNTFDIKKKNKDTIILSKKKQKINKENKKKLLQNKLKQKKKKHHNVGKNSVKDICEKNSVVRKTILKKGKSKSTVTKKVHFNLKRNTIEYIPRNKRKNINSYLLMNNFRNFLNIPSFV, from the coding sequence ATGAATAATATCAAACGTTCTAACAAGTCCGAAATCGAGAAAATTTTTGTGGAGTTATGCCATGTGGAAAAGGAAAATCGAGATAAAGGGATTGATATActttatgattatataacTAAGAATAGGAAATGTTTAAATGAACATAAgataacatatatatgtaaaggtttattttattattattggTTATGTTATTCAATGGAAGAACAGAAGAAGTGTTCTTTGAAAATATGTAGATTAATtcataaatttaataataagaataataaaaagaaaaagaatgtttttctttttgtacAATGTTTTTTACAAGTTATGTCAAATAAGTATGATAATTTAGATATTCATCgattaaataaatatttatttttatttagaGTGTTCCAAGCAGAAATATTAATGTTTTTTCATATGAATGCTTGGAATAATTTGTAtctaaaaaaatataataagatatttttacaatattTTGATGATACAAGTGAactatattataattatattgatacatttataaaagaatttttgggaaatgaatattttttaaaatccAAAAAACAAGAACAACCAAACTATAATACAAAACAATTCTTATTATTGATTGATCCtttctttaaaattatttgtatGACAGATCAAAAATATGTTATGGATCttattaacaaaaaagtttttttttttatcaaaaaaatgaaacatattaaaaaaaaattattaaaaaaaaaaattatgaaatatatacataaatgtAAAGTAAAATATGGATTAAAAATTCTCAAAAAGTTTTATGATGTAATTAATTCGTCTtcttcaaaaaaaaataaaaaggaaaaggaaaaaggaaaaggaaaagaaaaagagaaaaaagTTCCAATCTTTTTGGAAAATTTCCAAACAGCATTTTTTCATACTACAGATGAATCAAATACTATGGCTACTCCCTCCCAGCTAATGGAACATGGTaacattaaaaatatagacgaacaaaatgaaatacatttattaaaccatataaatgtacttaataatgataaaaaattgttaaaaaatgaagatgtgttaacaaataatgataaagTCAACTTTTCTAATGATGCCCAACTTAATAATGAATGTGTAAAAGATGATGaaattcaaaataaaaaaaaaaaaaaaaaaaaggagaTCACCCTTTTGGATATATTAACCAAAGGAGggaaaaaaagaaaagcGAGTCATGACCAATTTGTTttgcaaaaaaaaaataaaaatggaaatGGAAATGAAAATGGAAATGAAAATGGAAATGAAAATGGAAATGGAAATGGAAATGAAAATGGAAATGAAAATggaaatgaaaatgaaaatgaaaatggaaatgaaaatggaaatggaaatgaaaaacatttaataaatggTACATTAAACGAGAGTGATGATAAGGATGAAgaagatgatgatgaagaagatgatgatgaagaagatgatgatgaagaagatgatgatgaagatgatgaagaagatgataatgatgatgataataataacaataatgataataataataacaataatgataataataataacaataatgataataataataacaattatgatgataataataataacaattatgatgataataataataacaataatgatggtaataataacaataatgatgataataataacaataatgataataataataacgaTGGTGTTAATACATGTACTAGCCAATTGCTGATCGGAGAAATGGAAAAGAATGccgaaaaaaaaaagaaaaatataaataaaaaaatttgcatttttgaaaaaagaCATGATGATGAACATAATTTTAGTGCGATAAATAATATGCAAAAAAGGTctaatgaaaataataataatcatgctgttttaaaaaatgatcaAGAAAAAATACCATTGTATTTTACGAATGGTTCATTAAATTCGTCTCATGTAGAAAATTCCTTAAAagaagatgaaaaaaatataaatgaaagaaaaaacaaaaagaaaaaaaaaaaaacaaaaaatgtatatatcgaaagtaataatgaatataaacAAAACGATGAAAAGGTGGAAAACATTTCATCggaatttataaaaaatgaagaaacACAAGAAATTAATGGAAAGGCAAActtaataaatgaaaaaaagaaaaatgttataaataatgaaaaaaatgtgcTTCTTACACTGAACACTTTtgatataaagaaaaaaaataaagacacaatcatattatcaaaaaaaaaacaaaaaataaataaagaaaataagaaaaaattattgcAAAATAAActaaaacaaaaaaaaaaaaaacatcATAATGTAGGAAAAAATTCCGTAAAAGATATATGTGAAAAAAATAGTGTTGTAAGGAAAAccattttaaaaaaaggtAAATCAAAATCTACTGTAACAAAAAAAGTACATTTCAATTTAAAGAGGAATACAATTGAATACATTCCACGtaataaaaggaaaaatattaattcaTACCTACttatgaataattttagaaattttttaaatataccttcatttgtataa
- a CDS encoding selenoprotein, putative (Contains in-frame UGA selenocysteine codon): MRAYYVVIILKVVLLLFFSYDFIFLKNEDNIIKGKGSSFLESSYELLFVQKDVLLPHIKKNNQISIFLCRSUQSQYIINKIKNYFDILNKGRETEIYFENNNYIVDNDQKYILFLMSIKPPLFSTLICYFVLFIFILIALNIYLPKQCEFFIPSFLLNNTKFIETFEKMRKKKIVVSAIMFLAYNIIYSVLCNTNEIHVYQNKNLIYKDYFNEYFFIQQLRTNLKNIHK; the protein is encoded by the coding sequence ATGAGAGCTTATTACGTGGTGATCATTTTGAAGGTTgttttattacttttttttagttatgattttatatttttaaagaatgaagataatataattaagGGGAAAGGAAGTTCGTTTTTAGAAAGTAGTTATGAGCTTTTATTTGTTCAGAAAGATGTATTACTAccacatataaaaaagaataatcagatatctatttttttgtgtAGATCCTGACAATCTCagtatattataaataagataaaaaattattttgatatattaaataagGGTAGAGAGAcagaaatatattttgaaaataataattatattgttGATAATgatcaaaaatatattttatttttaatgaGTATTAAACCCCCATTATTTTCCACATTAATTTGTTATTTTgtactttttatttttatattaattgcgcttaatatatatttaccaAAACAATgtgaattttttattccatcatttttattaaataacacaaaatttattgagacatttgaaaaaatgagaaaaaagaaaatcGTAGTTAGTGCTATTATGTTTTTAGCttacaatattatatactcTGTACTATGTAATACAAATGAAATTCATgtatatcaaaataaaaatctaatttataaagattattttaatgagtatttttttattcagCAGTTAAGGACaaatttgaaaaatattcataaataa
- a CDS encoding asparagine-rich antigen, putative, producing MLAIASTFGSYFFSSCSVDYLNNESANKFSSYDEKINFRRKRNVSSSSNDDKININNDHDKILNESDDSHDINKNLDYLEYATQNNNKENIYEEEHIGINNEKEKNIDHHQEVESKDSHDNQNKHEQNYMKSNENTPLPNDHEKSNEDTLSNDHEKSNENTPFPNDHEKSNENTLPYNHMKLDKDEYPNPPIKSLEQDCCSDKSYDECARKKELELNNNKKNYDIYNENAEESNNYSTPYNEKKYRLLGDFSRYMSVTINEKKGGLHNNCTTVLVDVDLFPNVSENYLSKMFDYLTNFKDEEINKNE from the coding sequence atgcTTGCTATAGCAAGTACCTTCGGATCTTATTTTTTCAGTTCTTGTTCAGTAGATTATTTGAATAATGAAAGTGCAAACaaattttcttcatatgatgaaaagataaattttagaagaaaaagaaatgtatcatcttcatcaaatgatgataaaatcaatattaataatgatcatgataaaattttaaatgaaaGTGATGATTCACATGatattaacaaaaattTAGATTATTTAGAATATGCAacacaaaataataataaagaaaatatatatgaagaaGAACATATAGGGATcaataatgaaaaagaaaaaaacattGACCATCATCAAGAAGTTGAAAGTAAAGATTCACATGACAATCAAAATAAACATGAACAAAATTACATGAAATCTAATGAGAATACACCACTTCCAAATGATCATGAGAAATCGAATGAGGATACACTTTCAAATGATCATGAGAAATCGAATGAGAATACACCATTTCCAAATGATCATGAGAAATCGAATGAGAATACACTTCCATATAATCATATGAAATTAGATAAAGATGAATATCCTAATCCACCTATAAAATCCCTTGAACAAGATTGTTGTTCTGATAAAAGTTATGATGAATGTgcaagaaaaaaagaattggaacttaataataataaaaaaaattatgacatatataatgaaaatgcAGAAGAATCCAATAATTATAGCACCCcatataatgaaaaaaaatatagacTACTAGGAGATTTTTCAAGATATATGTCTGTTAcaataaatgaaaaaaaaggtggtcttcataataattgtaCAACTGTATTAGTAGATGTTGATTTATTTCCTAACGTTTcagaaaattatttatcaaaaatgtttgattatttaacaaattttaaggatgaagaaataaacaaaaatgaataa
- a CDS encoding hypothetical protein (conserved Plasmodium protein, unknown function), producing the protein MDEENKLVEQLVEMGYSKEISQKVIQKSGAKTIEDAISWIELLDETENMTDEELKDVNTNEEVKGDGFKNKEKIKLENDMDENNITSCEKISKLSPEEAQKKALELQKKIREKKLLKEKEEELEKEKKRIAMTKEMQKRKEQLEEYERKKYIESLEREKNEHKKEKEKQLELLKREYEAKFGIEYKIGNEKKKLQDLTENEKRDEIAILFNNLKKNYKDTKKQELLASLNILRTYFSNIYDNILEKKYQKIKKENKIFVEKIKVFEEMLHIFLLVGFEDTGDFYVIKNYPNTYLLSSAIKYIDLIKKTLI; encoded by the exons ATGGATGAAGAGAATAAG TTAGTTGAACAGCTAGTTGAGATGGGATATTCAAAAGAAATTAGTCAGAAGGTTATCCAAAAGAGTGGGGCAAAAAcaa TCGAGGATGCTATAAGCTGGATAGAACTTCTAGATGAAACCGAAAATATGACCGATGAAGAATTAAAGGATGTGAACACAAATGAAGAAGTAAAAGGAGACGgctttaaaaataaagaaaaaataaaattagaaaatgatatggatgaaaataatattacaagTTGTGAAAAAATCAGTAAGTTAAGCCCCGAGGAAGCTCAGAAAAAAGCCTTAGAATTACAAAAGAAAATTCgagaaaagaaattattaaaagaaaaagaagaagaattagaaaaagagaaaaaaagaattgCTATGACTAAAGAAATgcaaaaaagaaaagaacaattagaagaatatgaaagaaaaaaatatattgaatctttagaaagagaaaaaaatgaacataaaaaagaaaaagaaaaacaactagaattattaaaaagagAATATGAAGCCAAATTTGGTattgaatataaaataggtaatgaaaaaaaaaaattacaagATCTAAcagaaaatgaaaaaagagATGAAATTGCTATTCTATTTAATaatctaaaaaaaaattataaagatACGAAAAAACAAGAATTACTTGCATCCTTAAATATTCTAAGAACGTATTTCTCCAACatttatgataatatcttggaaaaaaaatatcaaaaaattaaaaaagaaaacaaaatctttgttgaaaaaattaaggTTTTTGAAGAAATGCTCCACATCTTTTTATTAGTTGGATTTGAAGATACGG gtgacttttatgttataaaaaattatccAAATACTTATCTTCTTTCGTCGgctataaaatatatagatttAATTAAGAAAACgttaatataa
- a CDS encoding hypothetical protein (conserved Plasmodium protein, unknown function) yields the protein MNILYLINTDTYTLFYTFFILIICVTWIQYVLKKLQNKYSTFLNNEKIINHCKQILDKNNSLQENIYKLIKYNTGKDNYEDKLLSRKYASFYYLKRAIFFLHNYKFLHIKRKLNCLFIRNNITDIRNLKYLTYKKVIQFKKDMNICLSEAYNSFDYKNKKELLYIYFKLYSKIYFFFQSESIYFFHFITRVLLVSWVYTPLNTTFHWNVKGHKNKEAQI from the exons ATGAATATCTTATACCTAATTAATACAGATACCTATACATTATTTtacacattttttattcttattatatgtgtaaCTTGGATACAgtatgttttaaaaaaacttcaaaataaatactCCACATTTCTGAATAacgaaaaaataataaatcattGTAAACAAATACTAGacaaaaataattctttacaagaaaatatttataagcTTATAAAGTACAATACTG GTAAAGATAATTATGAAGATAAATTGCTTAGTAGAAAGTATgcttctttttattatttaaaaagagcaattttttttttacataattaCAAATTTCTACATATAAAGAGGAAATTAAATTGCCTGTTTATt AGGAATAATATAACGGATATTAGgaatttaaaatatttgacgtataaaaaagttattcaatttaaaaaagatatgAATATTTGTTTGTCAGAAGcatataattcttttgattataagaataaaaaagaattattatatatttattttaaattatattccaaaatatattttttttttcaaagtgaaagtatttatttttttcattttatcaCTCGTGTTTTATTAGTGTCTTGGGTTTATACGCCGTTAAATACGACATTTCATTGGAATGTGAAGGGGCATAAAAACAAGGAAGcacaaatataa